From a region of the Malania oleifera isolate guangnan ecotype guangnan chromosome 12, ASM2987363v1, whole genome shotgun sequence genome:
- the LOC131144097 gene encoding GDSL esterase/lipase At1g29670-like, with amino-acid sequence MGCDKVVVSEMGWWGQVVVVVVVMVLKWGVGVEAASQVPCYFIFGDSLVDNGNNNAISSLAKANYLPYGIDFPAGPTGRFSNGKTTVDVLAELLGFNGYIPPYATARGRDILKGVNYASAAAGIRDETGQQLGGRVSMSGQVRNYQNTVSQVVNQLGSEAAAANYLKQCIYTVGMGSNDYLNNYFMPLYYSSSRQYTPEQFADLLIQQYSQQLRSLYNYGARKVALIGVGQIGCSPNELAQNSPDGRTCVQRINNANKLFNDRLKTLVDTLNRDLTGSRFTYVDAYGIFQDIISNPSSFGFRVTNVGCCGVGRNNGQITCLPLQTPCQDRKGHLFWDAFHPTEAANVIVGRRSYSAQKASDAYPIDIQRLAQLQL; translated from the exons ATGGGTTGTGATAAGGTGGTGGTGAGTGAGATGGGATGGTGGGGGCAggttgtggtggtggtggtggtgatggtTTTGAAGTGGGGAGTGGGAGTGGAAGCAGCTTCGCAAGTGCCGTGCTACTTCATATTTGGGGACTCGTTGGTGGACAATGGGAACAACAATGCCATTTCGTCTTTAGCCAAAGCCAATTACCTCCCTTACGGCATTGATTTCCCTGCTGGTCCTACTGGCCGGTTTTCCAATGGTAAAACCACCGTTGATGTCCTTG CGGAGCTTTTGGGATTCAACGGCTACATTCCGCCCTATGCGACAGCAAGAGGTCGAGACATACTCAAAGGAGTGAATTATGCATCAGCAGCTGCTGGTATCAGAGATGAAACTGGGCAGCAACTG GGAGGTCGAGTGAGCATGAGTGGGCAGGTAAGAAATTACCAGAACACGGTTTCCCAAGTGGTGAACCAACTGGGCAGCGAGGCAGCGGCGGCCAATTATCTGAAGCAGTGCATATACACCGTCGGAATGGGCAGCAACGATTACCTCAACAACTACTTCATGCCCCTCTACTACTCCTCCAGCCGTCAGTACACGCCCGAGCAGTTTGCCGATCTCCTCATTCAACAATACTCTCAGCAATTACGG AGTTTGTACAACTATGGAGCAAGGAAGGTTGCCTTGATCGGGGTGGGGCAAATTGGCTGCAGCCCAAACGAGTTGGCTCAAAATAGCCCGGACGGCAGAACCTGCGTGCAAAGAATTAACAATGCGAACAAACTTTTCAATGACAGGCTTAAAACTTTAGTTGACACCTTGAACAGGGACCTAACTGGTTCAAGATTTACTTACGTCGACGCCTATGGAATTTTTCAGGATATCATAAGCAATCCTTCATCATTTG GTTTTAGAGTGACAAACGTGGGATGCTGCGGTGTTGGGAGGAACAATGGCCAAATTACATGTCTGCCTCTGCAAACTCCATGCCAAGATCGGAAGGGGCACCTGTTCTGGGATGCCTTTCATCCCACAGAAGCTGCAAATGTGATTGTGGGGAGAAGATCTTACAGTGCCCAGAAAGCGTCCGACGCTTATCCGATTGACATCCAACGCCTGGCCCAGCTTCAGCTCTGA